The proteins below are encoded in one region of Paenibacillus albus:
- a CDS encoding tetratricopeptide repeat protein has product MRRDQLVKLIEQREEGRAKQDQELLSKVRMQLLSLLAEYPEDAEINYQTGIAHDNSGLGKDAIPYYVKALELGLSGADRERCLMGLGSTYRYWGLYDKAVETLRTGHQEFPENRAIQVFLAMALYNSERYKESVELLIQNLMETTTDEKLQYFKRGILAYKEDLDETAEG; this is encoded by the coding sequence ATGAGAAGAGATCAGCTTGTTAAATTAATCGAGCAACGTGAAGAAGGCCGTGCCAAACAGGATCAGGAGCTGCTAAGCAAGGTAAGGATGCAATTACTGTCATTATTAGCCGAATATCCAGAGGATGCCGAAATCAACTATCAGACCGGCATCGCACATGATAATTCCGGGCTCGGCAAGGATGCCATTCCCTACTATGTGAAGGCGCTTGAGCTTGGTCTGTCCGGCGCAGATCGGGAACGATGCTTGATGGGGCTTGGCAGCACTTATCGCTATTGGGGGCTGTATGATAAAGCAGTTGAGACGCTTCGTACGGGTCATCAGGAATTTCCGGAGAACCGAGCGATTCAAGTGTTCCTCGCCATGGCGCTATATAACAGCGAGCGCTACAAGGAGAGCGTAGAACTTCTGATTCAGAACCTCATGGAAACGACTACCGACGAGAAGCTGCAATATTTTAAACGCGGGATACTCGCTTACAAAGAAGACTTGGACGAAACGGCAGAAGGCTAA
- a CDS encoding VOC family protein, whose protein sequence is MAISAYLNFPGNTREAVEYYAEVFNVEVTNLATFDSVPAHPDYPLPPGTEKHIMHARIHAYGSDLMFSDTFPGMPLTMGNNITLALVINDAEELTRVYNRISGDGTATMPLQETFWSKLYGQATDKFGILWQFNMEI, encoded by the coding sequence ATGGCAATCAGTGCTTACCTTAATTTCCCAGGAAACACACGTGAAGCAGTTGAATACTACGCTGAGGTGTTCAATGTCGAAGTAACGAACCTCGCTACATTCGACAGTGTGCCGGCTCATCCGGATTACCCGCTTCCACCAGGAACTGAAAAGCACATCATGCACGCTCGCATACATGCTTATGGCAGCGACCTCATGTTCTCTGATACTTTCCCGGGAATGCCGCTCACGATGGGCAATAACATCACGCTTGCGCTTGTCATCAACGACGCGGAAGAGCTTACTCGAGTCTATAACCGCATCAGTGGTGATGGCACAGCTACAATGCCGTTGCAAGAGACTTTCTGGAGCAAGCTTTATGGACAAGCGACAGATAAGTTCGGCATTCTATGGCAGTTCAACATGGAAATTTAA